One genomic region from bacterium encodes:
- a CDS encoding two-component regulator propeller domain-containing protein, whose protein sequence is MKTPLMKTLVVMGCYAALNAQDMTWENFTSQQEARVLLDDNNYLWIGSSGGLLRFNKVNETTTQFTRFGDLSSHNVQCLYKDFTKNQLWVGTEQGLAVFDGTNWESIGINAAPIRSIRDIKGAGDGDVWITGGQVVGILDPFYAGPTYASYRNGNWLAAQFDEFSTHDNPIGLCLEMTPPIGFYCGTTQGLYYILPDSWLKTDISPKIMDLAYDDQSNSYWVGSDAGLYQICDGKIERKLGDGYSIAKIAFESTDKLWLIQRESTNRLIKYEKGIVSPLSIQGSVHDLLIDADKTLWIGTENGLYKKTGENLKSYSFASGLKSNRIRNIEAGQDGALYFTFVDGNWSYVGRFGSGTWSYSDVMPVTGMPNSLHVDLQNRIWAILNGSAYYNKGSAWMRFTSGNDNISSMSENSDGYLWFGGNNHVLCRVSADFQARQDFGDKISIYPTRSITAILEDETKNVVWMKLDESGGIIRLNLSDSSTAYWDRDHTIIPPSDVKAFRRHADGTIWAAFGTENQGGLYYFRDDEWTRAPIDKWGLAASYISDLEIDDLGRIWFTMYGFNSSGSYGGGLGMYDGVQWRQYKTSNSGLVNNYATGLAIDQNGKIWISTLGGISCLTLAQNAASVAQQPSTTPEAFQLGAAYPNPFNPSTTITFEIPQDGFVSIKIYNLAGRLVCTLMQEQKVAGRHSVQWNATDENGQRVAAGVYLYQTEFTDALGETMVLMRKMSLVK, encoded by the coding sequence ATGAAAACACCGTTAATGAAAACTCTTGTTGTGATGGGTTGCTATGCCGCCTTGAACGCCCAGGATATGACCTGGGAAAACTTTACCAGTCAACAGGAAGCCCGTGTTCTCCTGGATGATAATAATTATCTTTGGATCGGAAGCTCAGGCGGCCTGCTTCGTTTTAACAAGGTCAATGAAACCACCACACAATTTACACGCTTTGGCGACTTGTCGAGTCATAACGTGCAATGCCTGTACAAAGATTTTACGAAAAACCAGTTGTGGGTAGGAACAGAACAGGGATTGGCTGTATTCGATGGAACAAATTGGGAATCTATTGGCATAAACGCGGCGCCAATAAGGAGTATTCGTGATATAAAAGGTGCCGGGGATGGAGACGTCTGGATCACCGGCGGCCAGGTCGTCGGCATTCTTGATCCATTCTACGCCGGCCCAACTTACGCCAGTTATCGGAATGGTAATTGGCTGGCTGCACAATTTGACGAATTCAGCACGCATGATAATCCCATTGGCCTTTGCCTGGAAATGACTCCTCCTATTGGCTTTTATTGCGGTACGACTCAAGGTCTTTACTATATTTTGCCGGATTCCTGGTTAAAAACAGACATCTCTCCAAAAATTATGGATCTCGCCTATGATGATCAAAGTAATTCATACTGGGTCGGTTCGGACGCGGGACTTTATCAAATTTGTGATGGTAAAATAGAAAGGAAATTGGGCGACGGGTATTCTATCGCAAAAATCGCCTTTGAAAGCACCGATAAGTTGTGGCTTATTCAACGAGAGAGCACAAACCGTTTAATAAAATACGAAAAGGGGATTGTGTCACCTTTGAGTATTCAAGGCAGCGTGCATGATCTTTTAATAGATGCAGATAAAACCCTGTGGATCGGCACTGAAAATGGACTGTATAAAAAGACCGGCGAAAATCTTAAAAGCTACTCCTTTGCCAGCGGCTTGAAAAGCAACCGGATCAGGAATATTGAGGCTGGGCAGGACGGAGCTTTATACTTTACCTTTGTCGATGGAAACTGGTCTTATGTGGGGCGTTTTGGATCGGGCACATGGTCGTACTCTGATGTAATGCCAGTCACGGGCATGCCTAATAGTTTGCATGTCGATTTGCAGAACAGAATCTGGGCCATCCTCAACGGTTCGGCATATTACAATAAGGGCAGCGCCTGGATGCGCTTTACAAGCGGAAACGATAATATCAGCAGCATGAGCGAAAACAGTGACGGCTATTTGTGGTTTGGCGGAAACAATCACGTGCTCTGTCGGGTAAGTGCTGATTTTCAGGCACGACAAGATTTTGGCGATAAAATCAGCATATATCCGACGCGATCAATCACAGCGATTTTGGAAGATGAGACTAAAAACGTTGTTTGGATGAAACTCGATGAAAGTGGTGGGATTATCAGGCTGAATTTATCGGACTCTTCGACAGCGTATTGGGATCGTGATCATACCATCATACCGCCATCTGATGTGAAAGCTTTCCGAAGACATGCCGATGGGACAATTTGGGCTGCGTTTGGTACGGAGAATCAAGGTGGATTATATTATTTTCGAGATGATGAATGGACGAGAGCGCCGATTGATAAATGGGGGCTCGCAGCATCTTATATCAGCGATTTGGAGATAGATGATCTAGGCAGAATCTGGTTTACGATGTACGGCTTTAACTCAAGCGGCTCATATGGCGGCGGACTTGGAATGTATGATGGTGTGCAATGGCGGCAGTATAAAACCAGCAATTCGGGTCTTGTTAACAATTATGCTACGGGGCTTGCCATCGATCAGAATGGAAAAATCTGGATTTCAACCCTCGGCGGCATCTCTTGCCTTACACTTGCCCAGAATGCTGCCTCCGTCGCGCAACAACCATCGACTACTCCAGAGGCATTTCAATTGGGAGCGGCTTATCCTAATCCCTTCAACCCGTCCACCACCATCACCTTTGAAATTCCCCAAGACGGTTTTGTCAGCATAAAAATCTACAACCTCGCCGGCCGCCTGGTGTGCACGCTGATGCAGGAGCAGAAAGTCGCGGGACGGCATTCGGTACAATGGAACGCCACGGATGAAAATGGACAACGAGTTGCTGCGGGCGTTTATCTCTATCAAACCGAATTCACCGACGCGTTGGGCGAGACTATGGTGTTGATGAGGAAGATGAGTTTGGTGAAATGA
- a CDS encoding right-handed parallel beta-helix repeat-containing protein: MRYSVLNMTVLVLVLISAGLAVGGTPRIVTVGRSGLPQYDFYSLQAVHDWLQSKSGSFAGPLTIRLYSSEYPEKTLIWTQSGREDAPITIQGVGRIFLSGERIKSDTYGKPVLVLSWVSYITLENIGFRNFPARTESRVALEISGKGKNTIRNCRFSKFFGPKSEAAISLYNNSSANLIEKCQFDSLGDDLYMHAIYLNKNCAHNIIRENTITFCSGEAFMVRNNSNNNSFDDNTIVRCGGVAYYGEWYNTDVKPAELPSHGNRITGARGTGPSVRSAGYAKPGYIRKVRALNWSTYKWPNHNQDWSDTTRAYYMPDVSKNRLVTVAADLGVESKKEIDATPGYLRFTQAAIYQAQIEPEGSIEGARLELISSDTTNRWGGKESYLREVRIHDTSNRPRRYTTTLRVRTLEGDIIGELVPVRQLTGVAVSPLLVPLKGADQSITCTLSALQADYDLCLLPASKSLSLDKLKAHFEDEDGGLQFFADHALVSSRLLQKRAVSRNSGKSDEKITAKLEEGKEYTLVISRKPNVQGSCQWSAKP, translated from the coding sequence ATGAGATATTCAGTTTTGAACATGACCGTTTTGGTTCTGGTGCTGATTTCTGCAGGGCTTGCCGTCGGGGGAACGCCAAGAATCGTCACAGTGGGCCGGTCAGGTCTGCCACAATATGATTTCTACTCACTGCAGGCGGTGCACGACTGGCTGCAAAGCAAGTCTGGCAGCTTTGCGGGTCCGCTCACAATCCGGCTTTACAGCTCTGAGTACCCCGAAAAGACCCTGATTTGGACTCAATCCGGTCGGGAGGATGCGCCGATCACCATTCAGGGCGTGGGCCGGATTTTTTTGAGCGGCGAGCGTATCAAGAGTGACACCTACGGCAAGCCTGTGCTGGTTCTCTCCTGGGTCAGCTACATCACCTTGGAAAATATCGGATTCCGTAATTTTCCGGCACGCACGGAGAGCCGTGTAGCCCTGGAAATAAGCGGCAAGGGGAAGAATACCATCCGCAACTGCCGCTTCAGCAAATTCTTTGGGCCCAAGAGCGAGGCAGCCATCTCGCTCTACAACAACTCCTCGGCGAACCTCATTGAAAAATGCCAGTTTGATTCCCTTGGCGATGATCTTTATATGCATGCCATTTATTTGAATAAAAACTGTGCTCACAATATAATCCGCGAAAATACAATCACCTTTTGCAGCGGTGAAGCCTTCATGGTCCGCAACAACTCCAATAATAACAGTTTTGATGATAACACCATTGTTCGCTGCGGCGGAGTGGCCTACTATGGCGAGTGGTATAATACCGATGTCAAGCCCGCAGAACTGCCCTCGCATGGCAACCGCATAACCGGGGCCAGGGGGACGGGGCCCTCTGTCCGCTCGGCCGGATATGCCAAACCGGGATATATCCGCAAAGTCAGGGCCCTGAATTGGTCCACCTATAAATGGCCCAACCATAACCAGGATTGGAGCGACACCACTCGGGCTTATTATATGCCTGATGTCAGCAAGAACCGGCTTGTCACCGTTGCCGCTGATCTGGGCGTGGAGAGCAAAAAGGAAATCGATGCTACGCCGGGATATCTGCGATTCACCCAAGCCGCGATCTATCAGGCCCAGATCGAGCCCGAAGGTTCGATCGAGGGCGCCAGGCTGGAGCTGATCAGCTCGGATACCACCAATCGTTGGGGTGGAAAGGAGAGCTATTTGCGGGAGGTTCGCATTCACGATACCTCCAATCGTCCGCGTCGCTACACCACCACGCTGCGGGTGCGGACCCTGGAAGGGGATATCATCGGCGAGCTTGTGCCCGTACGGCAGCTCACGGGAGTTGCAGTTAGTCCGCTGCTGGTCCCCCTGAAAGGTGCTGATCAATCTATCACCTGCACCCTGAGCGCCCTGCAGGCGGATTATGATCTTTGCCTCTTGCCGGCGAGCAAATCCTTGAGTTTGGATAAATTAAAAGCCCATTTCGAGGATGAGGATGGTGGACTCCAGTTTTTTGCAGATCATGCCTTGGTGAGCAGCCGCCTGCTGCAAAAAAGGGCGGTCAGCCGCAACAGCGGGAAGAGTGATGAAAAAATTACAGCCAAGCTCGAAGAAGGCAAGGAGTACACACTTGTCATCAGCCGCAAGCCCAACGTGCAGGGGAGTTGTCAGTGGTCGGCCAAACCCTGA
- a CDS encoding GNVR domain-containing protein, with protein MPQNELKFVDVLVILSRWKKFILRTVFITGVVALLVSLILPRWYSGKATILPPTGDTSAMGISALLSNLPVSGFGMGGLSALSQETNLFLAILNSRSLLSTIVEKFDLQKRYKTRTMEETLKALQDNITIMVNEDGTLSISARARTPVWPDSGKVMETKRMARDMTNAIVDELDAINKQIKTEQARNTRVFIEKRYLQNSSDLKSAEEALKAFQKDNQAISIPDQTRATITAAAELKAQITAKEIEAELMAKYLGKGHMDYVRIENELRILRGKYRELKFGAGTKSLAAGAGDEKETDLFIPVDRVPDLGLRYVRLYREVTLQEKIMEFLLPQYEQARIQEAKDTPTVQVLDRAVLPERKSRPKRAFIVLLAAFFALALSAVYALTADRLEALQTADAPRYRELQSFWKGLRSDWRFWKR; from the coding sequence ATGCCGCAGAATGAGCTCAAGTTTGTAGACGTGTTAGTGATCCTTTCCAGGTGGAAAAAGTTCATCCTCCGTACAGTGTTTATCACCGGTGTGGTCGCCTTGCTGGTCAGTCTGATCTTGCCGCGTTGGTATTCCGGCAAAGCGACCATTTTGCCGCCCACCGGTGACACCAGTGCCATGGGCATCTCAGCCCTTCTGAGCAATCTCCCCGTGAGCGGATTTGGGATGGGCGGCCTGAGTGCGCTCTCTCAGGAGACCAACCTTTTTCTGGCCATTTTGAACAGCCGTTCCTTGTTATCCACCATCGTTGAAAAATTTGATCTGCAGAAACGCTACAAGACCCGGACCATGGAGGAGACGCTAAAGGCGCTTCAGGACAACATAACCATCATGGTCAACGAAGATGGCACGCTCTCCATCAGCGCCAGAGCCAGGACTCCCGTTTGGCCCGATAGCGGCAAGGTGATGGAAACCAAAAGGATGGCCCGGGATATGACCAATGCCATCGTCGATGAACTGGATGCCATCAACAAGCAGATCAAAACCGAACAGGCCCGCAATACCCGTGTTTTCATTGAAAAGCGTTATCTCCAGAATTCGAGCGATCTCAAATCCGCCGAGGAAGCCCTCAAGGCCTTTCAAAAAGACAATCAGGCGATCTCGATACCTGACCAGACTCGGGCGACCATAACTGCAGCCGCGGAGCTCAAGGCACAGATTACCGCCAAAGAGATCGAGGCGGAACTGATGGCCAAATATCTCGGCAAAGGCCATATGGATTATGTCCGCATCGAAAACGAACTGCGGATTCTGCGCGGTAAATATCGCGAGCTCAAGTTCGGCGCCGGCACAAAAAGCCTGGCGGCGGGCGCCGGCGATGAGAAAGAGACGGATCTCTTCATCCCCGTTGATCGGGTTCCCGATCTGGGGCTGCGGTATGTCAGGCTCTATCGTGAAGTAACCCTGCAAGAAAAAATCATGGAATTTCTTTTGCCGCAATATGAACAGGCCCGGATTCAGGAGGCCAAGGATACGCCGACGGTCCAGGTTCTCGACCGCGCGGTGCTGCCGGAAAGAAAATCCCGCCCGAAGCGGGCCTTTATCGTACTGCTGGCCGCCTTTTTTGCCCTGGCTCTGAGCGCGGTCTATGCCCTGACCGCCGACCGCCTGGAAGCCCTGCAAACCGCCGATGCACCGCGGTATCGTGAGCTGCAATCTTTCTGGAAAGGCCTGCGCAGTGATTGGCGTTTCTGGAAGCGTTAG
- a CDS encoding O-antigen ligase family protein, producing MITILVLLATVTTAYTLVTLLQSLFSGSIIYSYRASFLGVNPISFANWIGAIAILLFAYLPNIGKRWHRYGAFAALGLLILALFAANSRGPMISFILSLVLYGAIRFRKTSKRKLVQLALVVLLFVVIALIILPEQLTSRYTDLISQEEGSQNYAYFTINTRLFGWKAALEMATAHIYSVFFGVGNGGFSQVIYRQDIRWYPHNIFLEVFCELGLAGLGLLVWHLSSIWGDIRRFLRKNLTDRSRTLFYAFCMAAFFNFVNAQFSGDLNDNRRLWFFLGMVVALMQVIKDRIPVKDNGSNA from the coding sequence ATGATCACCATTCTCGTCCTGTTGGCTACGGTTACTACTGCCTATACCCTGGTTACCCTGCTGCAGAGTCTCTTCAGCGGCTCCATTATCTACTCTTACCGGGCCTCTTTTCTGGGGGTCAATCCGATCAGTTTTGCGAATTGGATCGGGGCCATAGCCATCCTGCTGTTCGCCTATCTTCCCAACATCGGCAAGCGCTGGCATCGCTATGGCGCTTTTGCAGCATTGGGATTGCTGATCCTGGCCCTCTTTGCCGCCAACTCCCGCGGCCCCATGATCAGTTTTATCTTGAGCCTCGTCTTGTACGGGGCAATTCGATTTCGCAAAACCTCCAAACGCAAACTGGTGCAACTGGCTCTTGTGGTTCTCCTCTTTGTCGTCATAGCCCTCATCATCCTTCCGGAGCAGCTGACCAGCCGGTATACGGATCTGATCAGCCAGGAGGAAGGAAGCCAGAATTATGCCTATTTCACGATCAATACCCGGCTGTTCGGCTGGAAAGCAGCCCTTGAGATGGCGACCGCCCATATTTATTCAGTGTTTTTTGGCGTGGGCAACGGCGGATTCAGCCAGGTCATCTACCGCCAGGATATTCGCTGGTATCCGCATAATATTTTCCTGGAGGTATTTTGCGAATTGGGATTGGCTGGTCTGGGGCTGCTGGTATGGCATTTAAGTTCGATCTGGGGGGATATCCGGCGCTTCCTGCGCAAAAACCTTACTGATCGCAGCCGAACGCTCTTTTATGCGTTCTGTATGGCGGCTTTTTTTAATTTTGTCAACGCGCAGTTCAGCGGCGATCTTAATGATAACCGGCGCTTATGGTTCTTTCTCGGTATGGTTGTGGCTCTGATGCAGGTGATTAAGGACAGGATTCCGGTGAAGGATAATGGAAGCAACGCGTAA
- a CDS encoding flippase produces MEATRNRVISNSLFIYAGRVVNLACNFFIFVFLANYLGENAFGRLSIAIAYVGTFDIIANFGLNQILVRELAGERSLRSRLLGSGLFVKVIITLLAVLAALAVLPLMGYPAETMSIVWIIAINLLISSKLSSTRTVFESIFQAQLRMAFPILCNMLDNLIFAALVLLCAHFFQIGLTGMAIIYTVCNIPGTLWLIRRFLKMNEVEWRPDWPLIKELLREALPLAAYLFFSILTTKIDVLMLSWMRAEAEVGQYAAATRLVYPLSFLSTSLTISLFPLLSKYYEHNTDKFAEIARRGTRYVCIIALLVSGVMAFAAGKIIRTLYVPSYAACIPAFRVLLLSLGFSFLNFYFIDILISAHRQKMVTAVMALSFLVNVLLNLWLIPQMGILGAGYAKLASAGVATFALLAALHFQLKIRHLLDFPRLALLTATLVMSLWLMQGLNLIFYLCFSFLIFMALLWVLGIFTCEEKEYFVNLLRNRPKWRRGWRN; encoded by the coding sequence ATGGAAGCAACGCGTAACCGCGTCATCAGCAATTCGCTTTTTATTTATGCCGGACGCGTTGTCAATCTGGCCTGCAATTTTTTTATCTTTGTTTTTCTGGCTAACTACCTGGGTGAAAACGCCTTCGGCCGTTTGTCCATCGCCATCGCCTATGTTGGCACTTTTGACATCATCGCCAATTTCGGCCTGAATCAGATCCTGGTGCGGGAGCTTGCGGGGGAGCGGTCGCTGCGCAGCCGGCTGCTGGGCAGTGGTTTGTTCGTAAAAGTAATCATCACCCTGCTGGCGGTTCTGGCCGCTCTGGCGGTGCTCCCTTTAATGGGTTATCCTGCCGAAACCATGTCCATCGTCTGGATCATTGCGATCAACCTTCTCATCTCCTCCAAGCTTTCTTCGACGCGCACGGTTTTTGAGAGCATTTTTCAAGCACAGCTGCGCATGGCCTTTCCAATTCTGTGCAACATGCTCGACAATCTGATTTTTGCCGCCCTGGTACTGTTATGTGCGCATTTTTTCCAGATCGGTCTGACCGGGATGGCGATCATTTATACGGTCTGTAATATTCCCGGCACGCTCTGGCTGATCAGGCGTTTTTTGAAAATGAACGAGGTGGAGTGGCGCCCCGATTGGCCGCTGATTAAAGAACTGCTTCGTGAAGCACTCCCCCTGGCGGCCTATCTTTTCTTTTCCATTCTTACGACCAAAATCGACGTGTTGATGCTTTCATGGATGCGGGCAGAGGCTGAGGTGGGTCAGTATGCCGCTGCTACCCGTCTGGTCTATCCCCTTTCCTTTCTATCGACCTCGCTGACTATATCACTTTTTCCGCTGCTATCAAAATATTATGAGCACAACACGGACAAGTTTGCTGAAATTGCGCGGCGGGGCACCCGCTATGTATGTATTATCGCCCTTCTGGTGAGTGGTGTCATGGCTTTTGCTGCTGGAAAGATCATCCGCACGCTCTATGTGCCGTCCTATGCCGCCTGTATTCCCGCCTTCCGGGTTTTGCTGCTCTCCCTGGGATTCAGTTTTCTGAATTTCTATTTTATCGACATTCTGATTTCGGCCCACCGGCAGAAAATGGTCACTGCGGTTATGGCGCTTTCGTTTTTGGTCAATGTGCTGCTTAATCTCTGGTTGATCCCGCAAATGGGCATTCTAGGCGCCGGATACGCCAAGCTGGCGAGCGCAGGAGTGGCTACGTTCGCACTTCTTGCGGCACTCCATTTTCAGCTTAAAATTCGCCATCTTCTGGATTTTCCCCGTCTTGCCCTTCTGACCGCTACTCTGGTGATGTCACTATGGCTGATGCAGGGGCTAAACTTGATATTTTATTTATGCTTTTCTTTTCTTATCTTTATGGCGTTATTGTGGGTTCTGGGAATTTTTACTTGTGAAGAAAAAGAATATTTTGTTAACTTGTTACGTAACAGGCCAAAATGGCGGAGAGGATGGAGGAACTAG
- a CDS encoding DegT/DnrJ/EryC1/StrS family aminotransferase — MKVNFLDLQGQYHSIKSEIDSAIQEVLEKCAFAAGPYVKSFEEHFAIAHQARYCAGVNSGTAALHIALMALEIGRGDEVIVPANTFFATPEAVSLAGATPVFVDHEPEYFNIDPHKIEKAITPRTRAIIAVNLYGQPAQLDKIKALAEKHHLLLIEDCAQSHLASLNGRSTGTFGICGCFSFYPGKNLGAYGEGGAVITNDEGLYKKIMMLRDHGSAQKYHHDLIGHNYRLEGIQGAILDVKLKHLPQWTETRRQNAGLYRKYLAAIPEVAVPQEMPGARHVYHIFCVRVPRRDELIKYLAERQIYTGIHYPIPCHMQKAYASLGYKSGDFPVSEQYAGQLLSLPMSEMLTEEQIVFVSATIKEFFAA, encoded by the coding sequence ATGAAAGTTAATTTTCTGGATTTGCAGGGCCAGTACCATTCCATCAAAAGCGAGATCGACAGTGCCATTCAGGAAGTTCTGGAAAAATGCGCATTTGCCGCCGGACCCTATGTAAAATCCTTCGAAGAACATTTCGCTATCGCCCACCAGGCCCGTTATTGCGCCGGCGTGAACTCTGGCACCGCTGCCCTGCATATCGCGTTGATGGCGCTTGAAATCGGGCGCGGAGATGAAGTGATCGTTCCGGCCAATACCTTTTTTGCCACGCCTGAGGCCGTAAGCCTCGCAGGGGCAACTCCCGTGTTTGTCGATCATGAGCCGGAATACTTTAATATCGATCCCCATAAAATTGAAAAAGCCATTACGCCCCGGACCCGGGCGATCATTGCCGTTAACCTCTACGGCCAGCCAGCCCAGCTTGACAAGATCAAGGCGCTGGCTGAAAAGCATCACCTCCTGCTGATCGAGGATTGTGCGCAGTCGCATTTGGCATCTCTGAATGGCCGATCCACTGGCACCTTTGGCATCTGCGGCTGCTTCAGTTTTTACCCGGGCAAAAACCTCGGTGCCTATGGGGAAGGCGGCGCGGTGATCACGAATGATGAGGGGCTTTATAAAAAGATCATGATGCTGCGCGATCATGGTTCTGCCCAGAAATACCATCATGATCTGATCGGCCATAATTACCGCCTTGAGGGGATTCAGGGCGCTATTCTCGATGTCAAACTGAAGCACCTGCCTCAATGGACCGAAACCCGGCGCCAGAATGCCGGGCTCTATCGCAAATATCTCGCGGCCATTCCTGAGGTGGCGGTTCCGCAAGAAATGCCAGGCGCCCGGCATGTCTATCATATTTTCTGCGTGCGCGTGCCGCGTCGCGATGAATTGATCAAGTATCTGGCCGAAAGACAGATTTATACCGGCATTCACTACCCCATTCCCTGCCATATGCAAAAAGCCTATGCGTCCTTGGGCTACAAGAGCGGTGATTTTCCGGTTAGCGAGCAATATGCCGGGCAGTTGCTGTCTTTGCCGATGTCGGAGATGTTGACGGAAGAACAAATCGTCTTCGTCAGTGCAACGATCAAAGAATTCTTTGCAGCCTGA
- a CDS encoding polysaccharide deacetylase family protein, whose amino-acid sequence MIKPDDPVPESEFITIETGYVPKAEKCLWLDDKAAAYTISFDDARVSHYQVAGPALDARQMKGTFFLNTRNISDWSGYQTLFDHGHEIASHTFSHAKLTELTETQQREELERAIADLRAHITGLTTIPSFSYPYGLYDDRIRRVVRDYHSSARGYWGVNSANLSDEDLTLVHGVGVYPPFDVSVIAGSVDKVIAERGWIMVYFHSVSAKGDSANEIIPIARYLQHLDYVQGRQDSLWIATMGEVTAYLRLRRDATLQIKQIDSTVVELALEGLQGYYSTAEPLTVKLTLPQNWRAQKVFAVNEDGSAQTVRRISDEVVLINLPRSGIIRLMAKRDQ is encoded by the coding sequence GTGATAAAACCGGATGACCCTGTCCCGGAGAGTGAATTTATCACCATTGAGACGGGCTATGTTCCGAAAGCGGAAAAATGCCTCTGGCTCGACGACAAAGCAGCGGCCTATACCATCTCTTTTGACGATGCCCGGGTCAGCCATTATCAGGTTGCGGGGCCAGCGCTCGATGCACGCCAAATGAAGGGCACCTTTTTCCTGAACACCCGGAATATCAGCGACTGGAGTGGATATCAGACCCTGTTTGATCATGGCCATGAGATCGCCTCGCATACCTTTTCACATGCCAAATTGACCGAATTGACCGAGACGCAGCAGCGCGAAGAGCTGGAACGGGCGATCGCGGATCTCCGTGCCCATATCACCGGCCTCACCACCATCCCCAGTTTTTCCTATCCCTACGGGCTTTATGACGATCGCATCCGCCGCGTCGTACGCGACTATCACTCCTCTGCCCGCGGCTATTGGGGAGTGAACAGCGCCAATCTCAGCGACGAAGACCTGACGCTGGTGCACGGGGTGGGTGTATATCCGCCATTTGACGTCTCTGTGATCGCTGGTTCAGTTGATAAGGTGATCGCCGAGCGAGGCTGGATCATGGTCTATTTTCATTCGGTCAGCGCCAAGGGCGATTCGGCCAATGAGATCATACCAATAGCCCGCTACTTGCAGCATCTCGATTATGTTCAGGGGCGCCAGGACAGCCTGTGGATTGCGACCATGGGGGAAGTCACCGCTTACCTGCGCCTGCGCCGCGATGCCACCTTACAAATCAAACAAATTGACAGCACGGTGGTCGAACTCGCACTGGAAGGTTTGCAAGGCTATTACTCCACTGCGGAGCCACTGACCGTGAAGCTGACATTGCCGCAAAACTGGCGCGCGCAGAAGGTGTTTGCCGTCAATGAGGATGGCAGCGCCCAAACGGTCCGACGGATATCCGACGAGGTGGTGCTGATCAACCTCCCGCGGAGCGGTATCATCCGGCTGATGGCCAAGAGAGACCAGTAA
- a CDS encoding glycosyltransferase family 4 protein gives MAEGRKHILMILQADYPPDIRLTKEIAALTGQGYQVFLLCNNKAGSPRVAAVDGATVLRLRHWGARWTPLVNIPLFFNPVWLWGIRQAIRKNAIQSIHVHDLPLALAAIWAGRWFGLPVVFDVHENYPEAMRIWGHKGMFWWLLRNPWLSEKLERHCLRAADAVITVSEEHLELFLQQGVPADKLHFVGNTVDYESYLQMAIDPEIVERYRPWYVLEYLGKFGPERDLETAIRGLKFIRAEIPNIRLLLVGDGPNTAELRQCAREEGVAELVEITGWVPFAQTASYIEACQICIVPQPSNPFIDNTIPHKIFQYMALEKPVVCSDAKALVRIISGSRCGEVFPSRSAEGFARAVLKIYHSDFPYGRNGRHAVEEKYNWSHSAQALIALYDRLDGEETNKD, from the coding sequence ATGGCGGAGGGACGCAAGCACATCCTGATGATCCTGCAGGCGGACTACCCCCCGGATATCCGCCTGACCAAGGAGATCGCCGCCCTGACCGGGCAGGGGTATCAGGTATTTCTGCTTTGCAATAACAAGGCAGGCAGCCCGCGCGTCGCCGCGGTGGATGGCGCCACCGTGCTGCGGCTGCGCCATTGGGGTGCGCGCTGGACCCCGCTTGTAAATATCCCGCTCTTTTTTAATCCTGTCTGGTTGTGGGGAATCCGGCAGGCGATCAGGAAAAACGCCATTCAATCGATCCATGTTCATGATCTGCCGCTGGCTTTGGCGGCCATCTGGGCGGGGCGATGGTTTGGCCTACCGGTGGTCTTTGATGTGCACGAGAACTATCCCGAGGCGATGCGCATCTGGGGCCACAAGGGCATGTTCTGGTGGCTCCTGCGCAATCCCTGGCTCTCGGAGAAACTGGAGCGCCACTGTTTGCGCGCGGCTGATGCGGTGATCACCGTTTCGGAGGAACACCTCGAGCTCTTTTTGCAGCAAGGGGTGCCGGCAGACAAGCTCCATTTTGTCGGCAACACCGTCGACTATGAATCCTACCTGCAGATGGCGATTGATCCGGAAATCGTCGAGCGGTATCGTCCTTGGTATGTGCTGGAGTATCTTGGCAAGTTTGGTCCCGAGCGCGATCTCGAGACCGCCATTCGCGGCCTGAAGTTCATCCGGGCGGAGATCCCCAACATCCGCCTGCTGCTGGTGGGGGATGGACCGAACACCGCTGAGCTGCGGCAATGCGCCCGGGAAGAGGGGGTGGCGGAGCTGGTCGAGATCACCGGCTGGGTGCCGTTCGCACAGACGGCCTCGTACATAGAGGCCTGCCAGATTTGCATTGTGCCGCAGCCCTCCAATCCCTTCATCGACAATACCATTCCGCACAAGATTTTCCAGTACATGGCGCTGGAAAAGCCGGTCGTCTGTTCGGATGCCAAGGCGCTGGTGCGGATTATCTCCGGCAGCCGCTGCGGTGAGGTTTTTCCCTCGCGCTCGGCGGAGGGTTTTGCCCGAGCCGTGCTCAAAATCTACCATTCGGATTTTCCTTACGGCCGCAACGGTCGGCACGCAGTGGAAGAGAAATACAACTGGTCGCATTCGGCCCAGGCCCTGATCGCGCTCTACGACCGTCTTGATGGTGAAGAAACGAACAAGGATTGA